A window from Citrus sinensis cultivar Valencia sweet orange chromosome 3, DVS_A1.0, whole genome shotgun sequence encodes these proteins:
- the LOC102625456 gene encoding EID1-like F-box protein 3 → MSGNANKRLRPNPPSQVPESGDSGIFNERILLLVFESVGWDLHMLCLTASLDRKLRAIAERLLWRKLCECRAPRMIETLANGAPNGRINGGWHALAKLMFHCCGCESTRNFKVSKASPAHFVQASRFSKTSGRSFLTKKCRGDLLYVSDPCEHPMGNKEDDLGIFRGVFRGFLKSTTRACLIRRRVELEERVKCPYCGARVWSMTAARLVPKSAARRLGSHDGGLEYFVCINGHLHGSCWLVPLSSEEDACDEDDDEDGEDGEDGGDDPDGAYDLDDNHEHRTVIKCEPHVAFSGV, encoded by the coding sequence ATGAGTGGGAATGCGAACAAGAGACTCAGACCAAACCCACCAAGTCAAGTGCCCGAGTCAGGCGACTCGGGGATATTCAACGAGCGGATACTCCTACTCGTCTTCGAGTCCGTCGGATGGGACCTTCACATGCTCTGCTTAACCGCTTCTCTCGACCGCAAGCTTCGCGCCATCGCAGAACGACTGCTCTGGCGCAAGCTCTGTGAGTGTCGCGCCCCGCGCATGATTGAGACATTGGCTAACGGTGCGCCTAACGGTCGAATTAACGGCGGATGGCACGCGCTGGCCAAGCTGATGTTTCACTGTTGCGGTTGCGAGTCAACTCGTAATTTCAAAGTGAGTAAAGCTTCTCCAGCTCATTTTGTTCAAGCGTCTCGATTTTCTAAAACTTCTGGCCGTAGCTTTTTGACTAAAAAGTGCCGGGGGGATTTATTGTACGTGAGCGACCCGTGCGAGCATCCAATGGGTAATAAGGAGGATGATTTGGGGATTTTCCGAGGTGTATTTCGGGGATTTTTGAAATCGACGACTAGGGCGTGTTTGATCCGACGGCGAGTGGAGCTCGAGGAGAGGGTAAAATGTCCTTACTGTGGGGCCCGCGTTTGGAGTATGACTGCGGCTCGGCTTGTCCCCAAGAGCGCGGCTCGCAGGCTTGGGTCGCATGACGGCGGTTTGGAGTATTTTGTTTGTATAAATGGGCACTTGCACGGGTCTTGTTGGCTCGTTCCTCTATCATCCGAAGAAGATGCTTGTGACGAAGACGATGACGAAGATGGCGAAGACGGAGAGGACGGTGGTGATGATCCTGATGGGGCTTATGATCTTGATGATAATCATGAGCATCGGACGGTGATAAAGTGTGAACCTCATGTTGCATTTAGTGGGGTCTGA
- the LOC102626893 gene encoding protein PALE CRESS, chloroplastic isoform X2 yields the protein MEAKVFPLTCAPLVPSPCLLKANVNERISFFKTKALHGVVLRRCTDKEETLLEGMPPEYYDDEWQAQRREKTKELHRRRQEEDEEERRKIEEYRDIGMRLKGYPEEDVRNARKLVSSFIRAEEEVEERIEETAERGELTELVLMVIWNRLDLARRDTEILKREATPAMRLLNDLLNMHDGFDDEGWLKECKKHMVDTFPREDPFTILAPAGFDIDKHQGPLPPPPEVDDVLLRVDFVREVDALLKEVRLEQNEAQTAEGLDPESVARRLKQQEKQKTIRQVEALLDLAINLKW from the exons ATGGAGGCAAAAGTTTTCCCGCTAACATGCGCACCTCTTGTGCCATCGCCATGTTTACTAAAAGCTAACGTGAACGAGCGTATATCATTTTTCAAGACTAAAGCCCTACATGGCGTAG TTTTAAGGAGGTGCACGGACAAAGAAGAAACGCTTTTAGAAGGCATGCCGCCCGAGTACTACGATGAT GAATGGCAAGCTCAACGACGAGAAAAGACTAAGGAGTTGCATCGAAGACGTCAAgaggaagatgaagaagagcGAAGGAAAATTGAAGAGTACCGAGATATTGGCATGCGGTTGAAGGGATATCCTGAAGAGGATGTAAGAAATGCGAGAAAACTAGTTTCTAGCTTTATCAGAGCTGAAGAAGAGGTGGAAGAG AGAATTGAAGAAACTGCTGAAAGAGGAGAACTCACTGAACTTGTTCTTATGGTTATATGGAATCGCCTTGATCTTGCCCGACGTGAT ACTGAGATTTTGAAAAGGGAGGCCACTCCTGCCATGAGACTGCTCAATGATCTATTGAACATGCATGAtggttttgatgatgaagggtgGCTGAAAGAATGTAAGAAACATATGGTTGATACATTTCCACGAGAGGATCCATTTACCATTCTTGCACCAGCTGGGTTTGACATTGATAAG CATCAAGGACCACTGCCACCACCCCCTGAAGTAGATGATGTTCTTCTGAGAGTAGATTTCGTCAGAGAAGTAGACGCATTGTTAAAAGAGGTTAGATTGGAACAAAATGAAGCACAAACTGCAGAAGGGCTTGATCCTGAATCTGTTGCCAGAAGGTTGAAGCAACAAGAGAAGCAAAAAACCATACGCCAAGTTGAAGCTCTGCTAGACCTGGCCATTAATTTGAAGTGGTAA
- the LOC102626207 gene encoding isoamylase 2, chloroplastic, with product MATLAPSLAFRPCCFNCGAVESSPPSKLCAASASASHYVFKSKCTRRPARLEVEKTLSAQVCQNAVTTRPDFRACASSSRVSVDETQPVFTPTTEVDELQKVSTYLFRTDLGGLVSVSVGEKNVNYAVTIDVSSLQTTRGGHKLVLIWGVYTSDSSSYMHLGSQCFTPDAKTGSIETPFTPTSFDTFALELGFEAKQTPFYLSFLLKSPLRDGSGDFEIRNHLSAKFCVPVGLNAGVPSPMGLSFSIDGSLNFAIFSRNAQGVVLCLYDDTTADRPALELDLDPYINRSGDIWHASMESTWNFVSYGYRFKGSFSQGDGYKSHLESVLLDPYAKIIVNSIPNHHDLGLPPKYLGRLCKEPDFDWGGDVHLNLPMEKLVVYRLNVMRFSEHKSSKLPPDIAGTFSGVTEKVHHLKDLGVNAILLEPILSFDEQKGPYFPRHFFSPTKLHGPSRGSISAINSMKEMVKKLHANGIEVLLEVVFTRTADGALQGIDDSSYYYAHRGEGIETTNVLNCNYPTVQQMILNSLRHWVTEFHIDGFCFINASSLLRGFHGEYLSRPPLIEAIAFDPLLSKAKLIADYWDPHGVAPKDTRFPHWKRWAELNTNFCNDVRNFFRGEGLLSDLATRLCGSGDIFSDGRGPAFSFNYIARNTGLPLVDLVSFSGGGLASELSWNCGEEGPTTKTAVLERRLKQIRNFLFVLYVSLGVPILNMGDECGQSSWGSPSYADRKPFDWNALATGFGIQITEFISFLSSFRLKRSDLLEQRNFLKEENIDWHGSDHSPPRWEDPDCKFLAMRLKVDKAESQLSSESSQTKGDLYIACNAADHSESVVLPPPPEGMTWHHLVDTALPFPGFFSTEGKPVLEQMAGLYTYEMKPYSCTLFEASNGND from the coding sequence ATGGCAACTCTCGCTCCATCACTTGCATTTCGGCCCTGTTGTTTCAACTGTGGGGCCGTGGAATCATCACCACCCTCAAAATTATGTGCTGCCTCTGCCTCTGCCTCGCATTATGTTTTTAAATCGAAATGTACACGAAGGCCTGCCAGGCTGGAAGTGGAAAAGACGCTTTCCGCACAAGTTTGTCAGAATGCCGTGACAACTCGTCCTGATTTCAGAGCGTGTGCTTCTTCATCTCGAGTTTCTGTTGACGAAACTCAGCCCGTCTTTACTCCGACTACTGAAGTTGATGAGCTTCAGAAGGTGTCCACTTATCTATTTAGGACTGACCTCGGCGGTCTGGTGAGTGTTTCTGTTGGCgagaaaaatgttaattatgcAGTCACTATTGATGTTTCTTCATTGCAAACAACTCGAGGTGGCCACAAGTTGGTGCTCATCTGGGGTGTCTACACTTCTGACTCGTCGTCTTATATGCATCTGGGCTCTCAATGTTTTACTCCAGATGCCAAAACCGGGAGCATTGAAACCCCATTTACACCGACTTCTTTTGATACTTTTGCCCTTGAATTGGGGTTTGAGGCAAAACAAACTCCCTTTTATCTCTCTTTCTTGTTGAAATCTCCTTTACGTGATGGTTCGGGTGATTTTGAAATCAGGAATCATCTGAGTGCAAAGTTTTGTGTGCCAGTTGGTTTGAATGCCGGTGTACCATCTCCTATGGGTCTCTCCTTCTCCATTGATGGTTCCTTGAATTTTGCTATCTTTTCAAGAAATGCACAAGGCGTGGTTCTATGCTTGTACGACGACACTACAGCAGATAGACCTGCTTTAGAGCTTGATCTTGATCCATATATCAATCGATCTGGAGACATCTGGCATGCCTCGATGGAAAGTACCTGGAACTTTGTCAGCTATGGCTATCGGTTCAAGGGAAGCTTCAGTCAGGGAGATGGGTATAAGTCTCATCTGGAAAGTGTTCTTCTGGATCCATATGCTAAAATTATTGTGAATTCTATTCCTAACCATCACGACTTGGGCTTGCCACCAAAGTATCTTGGACGATTATGCAAGGAACCTGATTTTGACTGGGGTGGCGATGTTCATCTAAACTTACCAATGGAAAAATTAGTGGTTTACCGGTTGAATGTCATGCGTTTTTCGGAGCACAAGTCTAGTAAGCTTCCTCCTGATATAGCAGGGACCTTCTCTGGTGTAACTGAGAAGGTGCACCATTTGAAGGATCTTGGCGTAAATGCAATCTTATTGGAGCcaatattatcatttgatGAACAGAAAGGGCCATATTTTCCACGTCATTTCTTCTCACCAACAAAACTACACGGGCCTTCTCGTGGTTCTATATCTGCCATTAATTCAATGAAGGAGATGGTGAAGAAGTTGCATGCCAATGGAATAGAGGTCTTATTGGAAGTTGTCTTTACCCGTACGGCTGATGGTGCACTACAAGGAATTGATGATTCATCCTATTACTATGCGCATAGAGGTGAGGGCATAGAAACCACTAATGTTTTGAATTGTAACTATCCCACAGTTCAACAGATGATTTTAAATAGTCTTAGGCATTGGGTGACTGAGTTTCACATTGATGGTTTCTGTTTCATAAATGCTTCATCTCTGTTGAGAGGGTTTCATGGTGAATATTTGTCCCGCCCTCCATTGATTGAAGCAATTGCGTTTGATCCCCTACTCTCAAAGGCCAAACTCATTGCGGATTATTGGGACCCACATGGTGTGGCACCAAAGGACACTCGCTTTCCTCATTGGAAGAGATGGGCAGAGCtaaatactaatttttgtaatgatgtGAGGAACTTTTTTAGAGGTGAGGGTCTTCTTAGTGACCTGGCCACTCGACTTTGTGGGAGTGGGGATATCTTTTCAGATGGGCGAGGGCCtgcattttctttcaattataTTGCCAGGAACACAGGACTTCCCCTGGTAGATCTGGTCAGCTTCAGTGGTGGTGGACTAGCTTCAGAATTAAGTTGGAATTGTGGAGAAGAAGGACCTACAACTAAAACTGCTGTTCTTGAAAGACGACTCAAGCAAATTCGcaattttctctttgttttgtaTGTTTCACTGGGTGTTCCCATCCTAAATATGGGGGATGAATGTGGCCAGTCTTCTTGGGGTTCCCCTTCATATGCTGACAGAAAACCTTTCGATTGGAATGCTCTGGCAACAGGTTTTGGCATTCAGATCACAGAGTTCATCTCATTTTTGAGTTCATTCAGACTGAAACGAAGTGACCTTCTTGAACAGCGGAACTttttgaaagaagaaaatattgattGGCATGGAAGCGACCATTCTCCTCCTAGATGGGAAGATCCGGACTGCAAATTCCTGGCCATGAGGTTGAAGGTTGACAAGGCAGAGAGCCAGTTAAGCTCTGAGTCGTCTCAAACAAAAGGTGATCTATATATTGCCTGCAACGCAGCTGACCATTCTGAAAGTGTTGTTTTACCCCCACCTCCAGAAGGGATGACATGGCATCATCTAGTTGACACAGCTCTTCCATTCCCTGGGTTCTTCTCAACTGAAGGTAAGCCTGTTCTTGAGCAGATGGCGGGATTGTATACTTACGAAATGAAGCCTTACAGTTGCACTCTATTTGAAGCAAGCAATGGAAACGATTAA
- the LOC102625734 gene encoding CSC1-like protein At4g02900 isoform X1, with translation MSYVFTLWAFYVLRNEYKMIADMRLRFLASQNRRPDQFTVLVRNIPPDPDESVSEHVQHFFCVNHPDHYLTHQVVYNANKLAQLVENKKSLRNWLTYYKNTYERTSKKPTTKTGFWGLWGTRVDAIDYYTAEINKLTEEENAEREKVISDANSIIPAAFVSFKSRWGAAVCAQTQQSRNPTIWLTNWAPEPRDIFWDNLSIPYVELTIRRLLMAVSLFALIFFFMIPIAFVQSLANIEGIQKVLPFLKPLIDFGFVKSFIQGFLPGIALKIFLILLPLILMTMSKIEGFTSLSSLEKRSAGKYYLFILFNVFLGSIVTGTALQQLNTFLNEPPTEIPKTFGVSIPMKATFFITYTMVDGWAGIAAEIIRLVPLVIFHLKNTFLVKTDQDRDEAMDPGYLRFGTNEPRIQFYILLGLVYAPVTPILLPFIIVFFAFSYVVFRHQVINVYDQIYESGAAFWPDVHRRIIINLIISQLLLMGLLSTRKADKSTPLLILLPVITIWFHVYCKGRFEPAFVTFPLQEAMVKDTLERATEPNLNLRTYLQDAYVHPVFKGIQEQNPPAVEEEEDSSPLVATKRRNWNASKNESDASSKAGSGTGQ, from the exons ATGTCCTATGTCTTCACATTGTGGGCATTCTATGTGCTGCGAAATGAGTATAAGATGATAGCAGATATGAGGCTGCGATTTCTAGCATCTCAAAATCGGCGCCCTGATCAATTCACA GTTCTTGTGAGAAACATTCCTCCCGATCCAGATGAATCAGTTAGTGAGCATGTTCAACATTTCTTCTGCGTGAATCATCCCGATCATTATCTTACTCATCAg GTCGTCTACAATGCAAACAAGCTCGCTCAATTGGTTGAAAACAAGAAGAGTTTGCGAAATTGGTTAACCTACTACAAAAATACTTACGAGAGAACTTCAAAGAAGCCAACCACAAAG ACAGGTTTCTGGGGACTTTGGGGGACTCGAGTGGATGCAATTGACTATTATACTGCTGAGATTAACAAGTTAACTGAAGAA GAGAACGCAGAGAGAGAAAAGGTCATAAGTGATGCCAATTCTATAATTCCAGCAGCATTTGTTTCATTCAAATCCCGATGGGGGGCGGCAGTCTGTGCTCAAACTCAGCAATCACGTAACCCTACAATTTGGTTGACAAACTGGGCTCCTGAGCCACGTGACATTTTTTGGGATAATCTGTCAATACCTTATGTTGAGCTGACCATCCGGAGATTGCTCATGGCTGTTTCTCTATTTgccttaattttctttttcatgatCCCTATAGCATTTGTCCAATCCCTTGCCAACATTGAGGGGATCCAAAAGGTTTTACCTTTCCTGAAGCCATTGATAGATTT TGGGTTTGTGAAGTCATTTATTCAAGGGTTTCTTCCTGGAATCGCTCTGAagatatttcttattttacttCCACTAATTCTCATGACCATGTCCAAGATAGAAGGATTTACATCACTCTCATCATTGGAGAAGAGATCGGCTGGGAAGTATTATTTGTTCATACTTTTCAATGTGTTTCTGGGAAGCATTGTTACAGGAACAGCACTCCAGCAGCTTAATACTTTTCTTAATGAGCCCCCGACAGA GATTCCAAAAACTTTCGGGGTTTCCATTCCAATGAAAGCCACTTTCTTCATTACATATACGATGGTTGATGGTTGGGCTGGAATTGCTGCTGAGATCATCAGATTGGTACCATTAGTAATATTCCACCTGAAGAACACATTTTTGGTTAAGACAGACCAAGACAGGGATGAGGCAATGGATCCTGGTTACTTGAGATTTGGGACAAATGAACCTCGGATCCAGTTCTATATCTTGCTGGGACTCGTATATGCTCCTGTCACACCCATACTTCTTCCTTTCATCATCGtcttctttgccttttccTATGTGGTATTTCGTCATCAG GTTATCAATGTATACGACCAAATATATGAGAGTGGAGCTGCATTCTGGCCTGATGTGCATCGgcgtataataataaatctaatAATATCTCAACTTCTATTGATGGGATTGTTGAGCACAAGGAAAGCTGACAAGTCAACGCCATTGCTGATCCTGCTTCCAGTTATAACCATATGGTTTCATGTGTACTGCAAGGGTCGTTTCGAGCCTGCATTTGTGACGTTCCCATTACAG GAGGCAATGGTGAAGGATACACTTGAACGGGCTACAGAACCAAACCTCAACTTGAGAACCTATCTCCAGGATGCGTACGTGCACCCTGTTTTCAAGGGGATTCAGGAGCAGAATCCGCCGGCGGTTGAGGAGGAGGAGGATAGCAGCCCACTTGTTGCAACGAAGAGGAGGAATTGGAATGCTAGTAAAAATGAGTCTGATGCCAGTTCTAAAGCTGGAAGTGGTACTGGTCAgtga
- the LOC127900842 gene encoding uncharacterized protein LOC127900842, with product MNDTDALKIAMFYFADRVLHGRKDHCQINFNLLNEVDDINHFRSIPWGRLSWETIYKSIDNVLNDKAKKFKKASAENPLHRIEKYNFYGFTSAVHAWIFEAIEGLPLEWVEKIKRKGARIVRWKPVASLNINFGEVYSYLNERLDDTIFQTLKPDAKERATNYWKSVEDYVPYLPSWVRNVGIIYSIIENRITSLQSMRHPVQRPNEVDPDPTSPIGLEQSLVEDAGAADDHYESAHDSDDRNEPEARTKFRNDYFVGRLDKIESSIHELRSELQTGHSSINELRSELMAERREAQQYRAAVMGFMASFGAGASKGAYGDSPFGPAPSVSKFRMFSLCYYDFKPELMLICSSPRNNRPQIAMVRTLMLAIVRILMLVMTTSTPLCPCTVYMGTYVMTVYRYSRRHLPALVSLGVRTDHRIYLAVLTSFLISRELGMSGLYPHSTLRTMKLMKDRVWI from the exons ATGAATGACACCGATGCGCTAAAAATTGCCATGTTTTACTTTGCTGATAGAGTGCTACACGGAAGAAAGGATCattgtcaaatcaatttcaatttacttAATGAGGTAGATGACATAAATCATTTTCGAAGTATTCCGTGGGGTCGTTTGTCATGGgaaacaatatataaaagcATTGATAATGTATTGAACGACAAagctaaaaaatttaagaaggcAAGCGCAGAAAATCCATTGCATAGAATTGAGAAATACAACTTTTACGGCTTTACGTCGGCAGTGCAT GCATGGATTTTTGAAGCGATCGAAGGACTACCATTAGAGTGGGtggagaaaattaagaggaagGGTGCTCGGATCGTGCGATGGAAGCCTGTGGCttctttaaatattaactTCGGCGAAGTGTATTCATACCTGAACGAGCGTCTT GATGACACCATTTTCCAAACCCTGAAACCGGATGCAAAGGAGAGAGCCACAAATTATTGGAAGAGTGTCGAGGATTACGTGCCATATTTGCCAAGTTGGGTCCGTAATGTGGGTATCATCTATAGTATCATTGAAAATCGGAT CACCAGCCTTCAATCAATGCGACATCCAGTACAAAGGCCAAACGAGGTGGATCCTGACCCCACGAGCCCAATAGGACTGGAGCAGAGTCTTGTTGAGGATGCCGGTGCTGCCGACGACCATTATGAATCCGCACATGATTCAGATGACAGAAATGAGCCAGAG GCAAGGACTAAGTTCCGCAATGATTATTTCGTTGGACGACTGGATAAAATAGAGTCTTCCATTCACGAGTTGAGGTCGGAACTTCAGACTGGACACAGTTCCATTAACGAACTGAGGTCAGAACTTATGGCGGAACGCAGAGAAGCACAACAATATAGAGCAGCGGTCATGGGGTTTATGGCTTCGTTTGGCGCGGGTGCTTCAAAGGGCGCGTACGGTGATTCTCCGTTTGGCCCCGCGCCCTCGGTGAGCAAGTTTCGTATGTTTTCGTTATGTTATTATGATTTCAAACCCGAACTTATGTTAATATGTTCATCTCCTCGAAACAACAGGCCCCAGATTGCTATGGTCCGAACGTTGATGCTGGCTATAGTACGCATACTGATGCTGGTAATGACGACGAGCACACCCCTATGTCCTTGTACAGTCTACATGGGGACATATGTGATGACAGTGTACAGATATTCACGGAGGCACCTCCCGGCGTTAGTAAGTTTGGGCGTCCGTACCGACCATCGTATATATTTGGCAGTCCTTACTTCATTCCTCATTTCAAGAGAGTTAGGAATGTCAGGCCTCTACCCGCACTCAACATTACGGACTatgaaattgatgaaagaTCGAGTGTGGATATGA
- the LOC127900843 gene encoding putative ubiquitin-like-specific protease 1B, with translation MGNASMGWFGDEHIHTYYRLISEKQRRFPNALPQRVTHTDTYFWVFLKQLWNNGSCDVNSLQYGNNLSSYMDGREDLMSKLFTDVDMILIPVNLGGDHWVLARANLRARRMRIYDSLVTFREDKTYLRKFKPLQVVFPQWLQDVGFYNIRSELQSADPWKVRIVKDVPQQSPGSGDCGVFMLMFTMYLMFGLKLDFDSSHGHYFRKKIAVDIFTGDIAL, from the exons ATGGGCAATGCTTCGATGGGGTGGTTTGGTGACGAG CATATTCACACGTATTACCGCTTGATCAGCGAGAAGCAACGACGGTTTCCAAATGCACTACCACAACGCGTCACGCATACAGATACATACTTTTGG GTGTTCCTAAAGCAATTATGGAACAATGGTAGTTGTGATGTCAATTCATTACAATATGGCAACAACTTGAGCAGCTATATGGATGGGCGGGAAGATCTCATGTCCAAACTGTTTACGGATGTCGATATG aTATTAATCCCTGTGAATTTGGGCGGCGATCATTGGGTACTAGCTCGAGCGAACCTTCGCGCGAGGAGGATGCGGATTTACGACTCGTTGGTTACCTTTCGCGAGGACAAAACATATTTGCGTAAATTCAAACCTCTTCAGGTCGTCTTCCCTCAATGGCTTCAAGATGTTGGATTCTACAACATTCGATCTGAGCTGCAGAGTGCCGACCCTTGGAAAGTAAGAATCGTTAAGGATGTGCCCCAACAATCACCTGGAAGTGGTGATTGCGGTGTATTTATGTTGATGTTTACAATGTATTTGATGTTCGGGCTAAAACTTGATTTTGATAGTAGCCACGGGCATTACTTCAGGAAGAAAATTGCTGTAGATATATTCACGGGCGATATTGCCTTGTAA
- the LOC102626893 gene encoding protein PALE CRESS, chloroplastic isoform X1, which yields MEAKVFPLTCAPLVPSPCLLKANVNERISFFKTKALHGVVLRRCTDKEETLLEGMPPEYYDDEWQAQRREKTKELHRRRQEEDEEERRKIEEYRDIGMRLKGYPEEDVRNARKLVSSFIRAEEEVEERIEETAERGELTELVLMVIWNRLDLARRDEEKDAIRSLDLLYRRVETEILKREATPAMRLLNDLLNMHDGFDDEGWLKECKKHMVDTFPREDPFTILAPAGFDIDKHQGPLPPPPEVDDVLLRVDFVREVDALLKEVRLEQNEAQTAEGLDPESVARRLKQQEKQKTIRQVEALLDLAINLKW from the exons ATGGAGGCAAAAGTTTTCCCGCTAACATGCGCACCTCTTGTGCCATCGCCATGTTTACTAAAAGCTAACGTGAACGAGCGTATATCATTTTTCAAGACTAAAGCCCTACATGGCGTAG TTTTAAGGAGGTGCACGGACAAAGAAGAAACGCTTTTAGAAGGCATGCCGCCCGAGTACTACGATGAT GAATGGCAAGCTCAACGACGAGAAAAGACTAAGGAGTTGCATCGAAGACGTCAAgaggaagatgaagaagagcGAAGGAAAATTGAAGAGTACCGAGATATTGGCATGCGGTTGAAGGGATATCCTGAAGAGGATGTAAGAAATGCGAGAAAACTAGTTTCTAGCTTTATCAGAGCTGAAGAAGAGGTGGAAGAG AGAATTGAAGAAACTGCTGAAAGAGGAGAACTCACTGAACTTGTTCTTATGGTTATATGGAATCGCCTTGATCTTGCCCGACGTGAT GAAGAAAAGGATGCAATAAGAAGTCTCGATCTGCTTTACAGAAGGGTTGAG ACTGAGATTTTGAAAAGGGAGGCCACTCCTGCCATGAGACTGCTCAATGATCTATTGAACATGCATGAtggttttgatgatgaagggtgGCTGAAAGAATGTAAGAAACATATGGTTGATACATTTCCACGAGAGGATCCATTTACCATTCTTGCACCAGCTGGGTTTGACATTGATAAG CATCAAGGACCACTGCCACCACCCCCTGAAGTAGATGATGTTCTTCTGAGAGTAGATTTCGTCAGAGAAGTAGACGCATTGTTAAAAGAGGTTAGATTGGAACAAAATGAAGCACAAACTGCAGAAGGGCTTGATCCTGAATCTGTTGCCAGAAGGTTGAAGCAACAAGAGAAGCAAAAAACCATACGCCAAGTTGAAGCTCTGCTAGACCTGGCCATTAATTTGAAGTGGTAA
- the LOC102625734 gene encoding CSC1-like protein At4g02900 isoform X2, protein MSYVFTLWAFYVLRNEYKMIADMRLRFLASQNRRPDQFTVLVRNIPPDPDESVSEHVQHFFCVNHPDHYLTHQVVYNANKLAQLVENKKSLRNWLTYYKNTYERTSKKPTTKTGFWGLWGTRVDAIDYYTAEINKLTEEENAEREKVISDANSIIPAAFVSFKSRWGAAVCAQTQQSRNPTIWLTNWAPEPRDIFWDNLSIPYVELTIRRLLMAVSLFALIFFFMIPIAFVQSLANIEGIQKVLPFLKPLIDLIPKTFGVSIPMKATFFITYTMVDGWAGIAAEIIRLVPLVIFHLKNTFLVKTDQDRDEAMDPGYLRFGTNEPRIQFYILLGLVYAPVTPILLPFIIVFFAFSYVVFRHQVINVYDQIYESGAAFWPDVHRRIIINLIISQLLLMGLLSTRKADKSTPLLILLPVITIWFHVYCKGRFEPAFVTFPLQEAMVKDTLERATEPNLNLRTYLQDAYVHPVFKGIQEQNPPAVEEEEDSSPLVATKRRNWNASKNESDASSKAGSGTGQ, encoded by the exons ATGTCCTATGTCTTCACATTGTGGGCATTCTATGTGCTGCGAAATGAGTATAAGATGATAGCAGATATGAGGCTGCGATTTCTAGCATCTCAAAATCGGCGCCCTGATCAATTCACA GTTCTTGTGAGAAACATTCCTCCCGATCCAGATGAATCAGTTAGTGAGCATGTTCAACATTTCTTCTGCGTGAATCATCCCGATCATTATCTTACTCATCAg GTCGTCTACAATGCAAACAAGCTCGCTCAATTGGTTGAAAACAAGAAGAGTTTGCGAAATTGGTTAACCTACTACAAAAATACTTACGAGAGAACTTCAAAGAAGCCAACCACAAAG ACAGGTTTCTGGGGACTTTGGGGGACTCGAGTGGATGCAATTGACTATTATACTGCTGAGATTAACAAGTTAACTGAAGAA GAGAACGCAGAGAGAGAAAAGGTCATAAGTGATGCCAATTCTATAATTCCAGCAGCATTTGTTTCATTCAAATCCCGATGGGGGGCGGCAGTCTGTGCTCAAACTCAGCAATCACGTAACCCTACAATTTGGTTGACAAACTGGGCTCCTGAGCCACGTGACATTTTTTGGGATAATCTGTCAATACCTTATGTTGAGCTGACCATCCGGAGATTGCTCATGGCTGTTTCTCTATTTgccttaattttctttttcatgatCCCTATAGCATTTGTCCAATCCCTTGCCAACATTGAGGGGATCCAAAAGGTTTTACCTTTCCTGAAGCCATTGATAGATTT GATTCCAAAAACTTTCGGGGTTTCCATTCCAATGAAAGCCACTTTCTTCATTACATATACGATGGTTGATGGTTGGGCTGGAATTGCTGCTGAGATCATCAGATTGGTACCATTAGTAATATTCCACCTGAAGAACACATTTTTGGTTAAGACAGACCAAGACAGGGATGAGGCAATGGATCCTGGTTACTTGAGATTTGGGACAAATGAACCTCGGATCCAGTTCTATATCTTGCTGGGACTCGTATATGCTCCTGTCACACCCATACTTCTTCCTTTCATCATCGtcttctttgccttttccTATGTGGTATTTCGTCATCAG GTTATCAATGTATACGACCAAATATATGAGAGTGGAGCTGCATTCTGGCCTGATGTGCATCGgcgtataataataaatctaatAATATCTCAACTTCTATTGATGGGATTGTTGAGCACAAGGAAAGCTGACAAGTCAACGCCATTGCTGATCCTGCTTCCAGTTATAACCATATGGTTTCATGTGTACTGCAAGGGTCGTTTCGAGCCTGCATTTGTGACGTTCCCATTACAG GAGGCAATGGTGAAGGATACACTTGAACGGGCTACAGAACCAAACCTCAACTTGAGAACCTATCTCCAGGATGCGTACGTGCACCCTGTTTTCAAGGGGATTCAGGAGCAGAATCCGCCGGCGGTTGAGGAGGAGGAGGATAGCAGCCCACTTGTTGCAACGAAGAGGAGGAATTGGAATGCTAGTAAAAATGAGTCTGATGCCAGTTCTAAAGCTGGAAGTGGTACTGGTCAgtga